The window CGCTGCGCGAGCGCAAGGCCGACGAGGCGTTCGAGGAATGGCTGCGCCAGCTGCGCGACCGGACCTACGTCGAATACCATCTGGACAAGGAGTAAGCCCGCGTGCCGGGAGGGCCTGCAGGGTTGCCCATCCTCGCCGTCACGAGCGGCGAGCCGGCCGGCGTAGGGCCGGAGCTGTGCGCGCGCCTGGCGGGGCGCAACTGGCCCGCGCGCACGGTCGTCCTGGGCGACATCGGGCTGATCCGCGCGCGCGCCGGCGACGTCGAAGTCGTGCCCTTCGAGCCCGCGCGCGATGCGGCACCGGCCGGTGCGCTCGAAGTGCTGCACCTGCCCTTGGCGATGCCGGCGCAGGCAGGCGTGCTCGACAAGGCAAATGCCGCCTACGTGCTTGCGCTGCTCGATCGCGCGCTGGCGGGCTGCCGTAGCGGGGAATTCGCCGGCATGGTGACGGCCCCCGTGCACAAGGGCGTGATCAACGACGCGGGCGTGCCGTTCAGCGGCCATACCGAATATCTCGCCGAACACACCGGCACGCCGCTGGTGGTGATGATGCTGGTCGGCGGCAGCATGCGGGTCGCGCTCGCGACGACGCACCTGCCGCTCGCCGCGGTGCCGGGGGCGATCACGCGCGCGCTGCTGGAGGCGACGCTGCGCATCCTGCACGGCGATCTGCTGCGGCACTTCGGGCTGGCGGCGCCGCGCATCCTCGTCGCCGGGCTGAATCCGCATGCGGGCGAGGGCGGCCACATGGGGCGCGAGGAGATCGAGGTGATCGCGCCGGTGCTGGAGAAGCTGCGCGCCGAGGGCATGCGGCTCGCCGGGCCGCTGCCCGCCGACACGCTGTTCGTGCCGCATACGCTGGAGCAGGGCGACGCGGTGCTGGCGATGTACCACGACCAGGGCCTGCCGGTGCTCAAGCATGCGAGCTTCGGCGGCGGCGTGAACGTGACGCTGGGGCTGCCGATCATCCGTACCTCGGTGGATCACGGCACGGCGCTGGACCTGGCGGGGACGGGCAAGGCCGATCCCGGGAGCCTGTTCGCAGCGGTCGAACTGGCGATTGCGATGGCGGCCGCGCGCGCCTGATTCGAGAGATTCCGATGACTGAGCATCACGCGCGCAAGCGCTTCGGGCAGAACTTCCTGTCCGACCCCAACATTATCCGCAAGATCGTCGATGCGATCCGCCCGGCCGCGGGCGACACGATCGTCGAGATCGGGCCGGGCCTCGCGGCGATGACCGATCCGCTGGTCGACCGCCTCGGCCACATGCACGTGGTCGAGATCGACCGTGACCTGATCGCGCGCCTGAAGGAGCGCTACGCGCCCGAGCGCCTGACGATCCATGAGGGCGACGCGCTGAAGTTCGACTTCGGCAGCCTCGGGGCGCCGCTGCGCGTGGTGGGCAACCTGCCGTACAACATTTCGACGCCGCTGCTGTTCCACCTCGCGTCCTTCGCCGACAACGTCACGGACATGACCTTCATGCTGCAGAAGGAGGTCGTGATGCGCATGGTGGCCGAGCCGGGCACGGAGGATTACGGCCGACTGTCGGTGATGCTGCAGTACCGTTTCCGCATGGCG is drawn from Azoarcus sp. DN11 and contains these coding sequences:
- the rsmA gene encoding 16S rRNA (adenine(1518)-N(6)/adenine(1519)-N(6))-dimethyltransferase RsmA, which encodes MTEHHARKRFGQNFLSDPNIIRKIVDAIRPAAGDTIVEIGPGLAAMTDPLVDRLGHMHVVEIDRDLIARLKERYAPERLTIHEGDALKFDFGSLGAPLRVVGNLPYNISTPLLFHLASFADNVTDMTFMLQKEVVMRMVAEPGTEDYGRLSVMLQYRFRMARLFDVPPGAFRPAPKVTSSIVRMVPLPSEQLGAQDEALLARIVAAAFGQRRKTLRNTLRDFLDEPDFAALALDPGLRGERLGVADYVAIANHVARKGASPV
- the pdxA gene encoding 4-hydroxythreonine-4-phosphate dehydrogenase PdxA, whose product is MPILAVTSGEPAGVGPELCARLAGRNWPARTVVLGDIGLIRARAGDVEVVPFEPARDAAPAGALEVLHLPLAMPAQAGVLDKANAAYVLALLDRALAGCRSGEFAGMVTAPVHKGVINDAGVPFSGHTEYLAEHTGTPLVVMMLVGGSMRVALATTHLPLAAVPGAITRALLEATLRILHGDLLRHFGLAAPRILVAGLNPHAGEGGHMGREEIEVIAPVLEKLRAEGMRLAGPLPADTLFVPHTLEQGDAVLAMYHDQGLPVLKHASFGGGVNVTLGLPIIRTSVDHGTALDLAGTGKADPGSLFAAVELAIAMAAARA